The sequence ACAGGAGTGATACAAAAAATATCAGGTCCGGGAAGATCACCAACTACTACAGTAATAGTATCAGTATTACTACAACAATCTGTACTTGCAGTTAAAATAACAGTATAAGTGCCGGGTAGGGAATAACTATTTGTAACATTGGTAGCACCTAAAGTTGTGGTATAATTTCCATCCCCAAAATCCCATGTATAAGAGGTAAATGGTCCGGTGGAATTATTTATAAATGTGATTACTTCATTTAAACATGCATTAATAACACCGCCAACAATTGCAGAATTTGAACCTATAGAAACTGTGCCATTTGGATAAGCGGAAACTCCATGTACACAAGCGGGTTTTGTGTTTGTACAACCTGCTGCATTTGTTTCTTCTACGCATAAGGATCCGCATTCGCCTGCTCCCGTTCCTCCGGTTGTGTTCCATTGCACCATTACCGAATTTGTTCCAAGTCCACTAATAATTGTTCCTCCGAAAATGGTCCAGTTATAAGTACTGCCTGGTGTATTTATTACAAAATAATTTACGATCTCATCCACACAAAAAGTATCACAAACCAAATCGCTTCCTCCCACTCCTCCATCATCAGGTTTAATTGAGCAAGGATTTTTTGCATATTGGATAAGAGGTTCTGGTATTGAATAAGCATTGATATTAAAAGTTTCTGTGGTTGTTCCGTTATCTGCAGTTAGAGTATAGATTCCGACAAGCGTCCAGTTAATAGAAACGGTATTTCCTGCCGCATTAAGTGCTGGGCCGGTTGGCGAAATTGTCCAGGTTATATTTCCAGTTAAACTAGTTGTATAGGAAGAAGAAGTTCCAATACAAATGGTGGAATCGCCCGTTATTTGAGCCTGGATTTCAAAGCTGCAAAAAATACAAAATAGTGAAATGGTTAATGCAGCTAAATGGCGTGTAAAATTTGGTTTCATGTTAATTGGTTTTTGTATAATATGAATTATCAAAAATCAATAAAAGCAGGATTAAACTTTCAGTAAATGAGTGAACGGTTAAAAATGAATATTAAAATGCGTTGTGCATTATTAAACGGAATCGGACTTGAGTGGTAAGGTTATAGTAACAAGTGTCCCCTCTACATTTTGATTATTCTTTTGAGCTGAGCTAATGGTAAAAAAATGTGGTTTGCCGGTTTGTTTTTCTAACAACTCTAATCGCCTTTTAGTAATAATAGAACCCATGCTTGTTTTGATAGAATTTGTTTCTGTAGCTTGATTTAAAATATATCCCACACCATCATCTAATATTCGGATTATAATATTTAAATCTTTTTTTTCGATGCTGATATTTACATGTCCGTTTTCAGCTTTTGGAATCAATCCATGCCAGATCGCATTTTCAACAAAGGGTTGAATAATCATTGTAGGTATAAATAATTTATCGGTTTCTAATTCAGGAGAAACGGTAATTGAATATTCCAGTTTATCACCAAAACGCACTTTCTCAAATTGTAAATACAAGGATAGCCTTTCAATTTCTTCTTCCAGAGCAATGTATTTATTTTTAGATGTTTCTAAGTTGAGCCGAATTAATCTTGCAAATTGTGTTAGATATTTGTTCGCTTCTTTCTTATCATTTCTAATAATATATTGTTGCACTGAATTCACTGCATTAAAAATAAAATGCGGATTCATCATTGCTTGTAGAGCTTGTTGTTCCGCAAATGCAAGATCCTCACTTAATTTTAATTGTACTACAGCTTTGTGTTTTGCTTTATTAATTCTAAAAATAATTACAGAAGAAATGAGCATTGCAATAATTCCTATTAAAAGTGGTATAAACCATTGTTGTGAATAAAAAGGAGCTTCAATAAATATAGTAAGTGAATTGTCGGGTAAAGGAATAATATCGCCATTCATCAAACGAAATTGTAGATGATGCAGACCCGGACTTAAGCCATTTAATTCTAACAATCCAACAGCAGCACTTAGCCAGTTTCCATTATCTATAGAATATTCTACTAATGGAACTGTAGAAGCATATCGAATTGCAGAATAATGTATTTTGATAAATCCATTATTATATTCAGAAATAATTTTATCATTACCTCTGAACTTGCCCATGTCGGTTATGATGTTTAAGATATGAAATTTGGGTGCAGGTAGATTGACAGGCGCAATAAAATTTTTCCATTGAAAAGCACCAAAATTTCCCGCTATTACTAATGTGTTTCCTTTTATATAAAAATCTTTGATATCGTCGGCGGGTAAGCCGTTGGACGATGTGAGTGGTTGTAATTTTTGAAATCCTTTTTTAGAAATAATTAATCTGTTTAATCCGGAGGCAGAATTTATCCATAAGGTATCGCCAATTAATTGCAGGTGACGTGTTAAGTTTGTTGTTAAACCATTTTGTGAATGCGCATGCCATAGTATGGAATAATCTTTTTCATCAATTGCATAAATTCCATAACCATCCGTAGAGATTAATACAAGATTTTCTTTTTCATAAAATGCAAAATCAAGAATACGTTTGCCATCTAATTCTGCAACATTAATTCTACGGATAGAATCTTTATAAGTGTACGTTCCGCTTTCAGCAGAGAACCAAAGCAAATCATTATTATATTGAACACTGAATGATCGTTTGGAAAATATTTTTTCTTCAGTCCAAATATTTTTCTTAAACCTAAAAATTGAAACTCCATAAGAATAAGCAGCGGCAAATTCTTTCTCATTTAATACCGAGATTGATTTTACTGTTCTTCCACCTATACTCCCTGAAATCAATGTTTTTTCCTTTCTATTAATTTGATAAACACCTTCATCTGAAGCAACCAGTAGGGAATTGCCAGCAACATCAAAATCAATTATTCTTGCATATTTATTTATATCTATTAGCTTGAAATTGCGTTTCTCATCTTTATTGTCAATCATAGTAACGTTTGCAAAAGAATTTCCTGCCCAAATATTATCTGCGCTATCTATATACAAACAATTAATGGATAATAATTCAGCTTCATTGTCTGAAAATATTTGTTTTTTATTAAAAAAATCTGCATAAAAAACAAATATCCCGTTTGAAATAGTAGAAATCCAAAAATTTCCTTCAAAATCTTGATCTATACTATTTATTTTATACTCTGAAAGTAAAGTTGTGAATACTCCGTTATGGATATATTGTATTCCTTTATTGAGGTCGAAATACCAGCAATCGTTATTTGAATCTACGAAGAGATAGGGTATTTGATTCAGTTTAGGATTAAAATTTAGAGGTACTATTAAGTTTGAGATTGTATTGGAAATTATACCTTTATCAGTAATGTAATAATATTCATCATTCGCATTTGTATAAGAATAAATAAGAGGCACTATAATTTCATCGCTATTAATTTCTGCAACATCGTTTTTTAGAACATATACTATTCTTGTTTCATCGCATAATACTGAAAAGTATATTTTATTATCCAGTTCAAATAAGCCGGATACAGGGTTGCATTTTTTATCATATTTAAAATCTATTTTTTTTATTGTTTCTTCTTCAATCCTCACAATATCGTATGGGGAATATAGATATAAATCATTGGAAACTGTGATCAAAAAATTCGATAGCTTGTAGTTATTATTTAGCTCAGCTAACAGGGGGCTGTTTGTTTCGTTGTAAACGATATTATCTTTTATAAAAAATATTTTCCCATTAAAAGTGATGCCCCAAATTCTATTTTGATTATCGCCGAAAACTAAAATTACTTCTGTGTCGGGCAACCCATCTTCAGTACTGAATGTTTCAAAAGCAACTCCATCATATCGTATCAGACCAATGACGCTTCCAATCCAAAGAAAACCATCATCCGCACAGAATACATTATAAACATTCATTGTAGGAAGGCCATTCAAATAATTGAATTGCTTACTGTAATAATTTTGAGTAAAACTTTGAATTGAAATACTAATCAACAAGAATGTGATGCACTGTTTTATCATATCATTGAATTAACAATGCCTGCATTAATTCCTGGATTTTTCTTCGGGAAACCGGTAACGAAACTCCATCATTCATTATAACACTGTTGCCGTCTTTTTTAATATAATCTGCTACATGGCTGAGGTTAATATGAAATGATTTATGTATTCGAAAAAATCCTTCCGGAAGTTGTTGTTCAAATTCGGCCATTGTTTTAGATGCTACTATTTTCCCTCCATTTAGAAGATGAAAAATTGTATAATTACTATCTGCCTCCATATACACTATATCTTTTGCAAGTATAAAATGAATACCTTCCAAATGGGGGACAGCAATGCGATTTAATTTATTTGGATTGGTGAATTTATCTAAAATGTCCTTTATAGATTTTTCATATTTCAAGTCTATAGTATTTTGTTTAGCAAGCCGGTCTTTTACTCTTGATACTGCATGAATCAATTCGTCAGAATCCACGGGCTTTAATAAATAATCAACTGCAGCTTCACGAAATGCTTTAATAGCATAATCGTTATGTGCTGTTATAAATACTACATGATAAATATTTTTTGGTAAGGAGGATAACAAATCAAACCCATTTTCTCCCGGCATGGAAATATCCAAAAAAATAACATCAATCTTGTTCCGATTTAAAAAATTGCGTGCCGCTTCTGCAGAATGCGCCACACCGGACACAACTACTTCAGGACAATATTCATTGAGCAACCAACTTAATGTTTCGCAGGCCGGAAGTTCATCATCCACCAAAAGAGCATGTATTTGTTCAGACATATTTTGTACGAACTTGCGCATAAAAACAAATTTAGCATCCATTAATGAGTAAACTGCTAATGCGGATGAGCAAAAGGGTTTTATTAATGTGTATAGGTTTGTTATGAGTAAAGGGAATTGGGTGGAATTCAAATTAATACTTTGCTTATTTCTTCCGAACTTACTATTCAATGTATCCACTAAATCAAACTGATTGCCATTGCAGTGATTATCTAAAAGTGATTATCAATAGGGTGAGCTTAAAGAAAAATAGTGATTCAACTGTTTTCTGAAGAAGTAATTTCTTTTATTTGCGAAATGCCCCTTGATTTGCAACTGTTGTTAAAAATGCAGCAAAACTATGAGACAGTTAATTTTGTAACATACTTTTCAATAAGTAAAAATCGGCAATGGCTAAACTCCTGTATTATATAATTATTAAACCGCTTTC is a genomic window of Bacteroidota bacterium containing:
- a CDS encoding histidine kinase, which produces MIKQCITFLLISISIQSFTQNYYSKQFNYLNGLPTMNVYNVFCADDGFLWIGSVIGLIRYDGVAFETFSTEDGLPDTEVILVFGDNQNRIWGITFNGKIFFIKDNIVYNETNSPLLAELNNNYKLSNFLITVSNDLYLYSPYDIVRIEEETIKKIDFKYDKKCNPVSGLFELDNKIYFSVLCDETRIVYVLKNDVAEINSDEIIVPLIYSYTNANDEYYYITDKGIISNTISNLIVPLNFNPKLNQIPYLFVDSNNDCWYFDLNKGIQYIHNGVFTTLLSEYKINSIDQDFEGNFWISTISNGIFVFYADFFNKKQIFSDNEAELLSINCLYIDSADNIWAGNSFANVTMIDNKDEKRNFKLIDINKYARIIDFDVAGNSLLVASDEGVYQINRKEKTLISGSIGGRTVKSISVLNEKEFAAAYSYGVSIFRFKKNIWTEEKIFSKRSFSVQYNNDLLWFSAESGTYTYKDSIRRINVAELDGKRILDFAFYEKENLVLISTDGYGIYAIDEKDYSILWHAHSQNGLTTNLTRHLQLIGDTLWINSASGLNRLIISKKGFQKLQPLTSSNGLPADDIKDFYIKGNTLVIAGNFGAFQWKNFIAPVNLPAPKFHILNIITDMGKFRGNDKIISEYNNGFIKIHYSAIRYASTVPLVEYSIDNGNWLSAAVGLLELNGLSPGLHHLQFRLMNGDIIPLPDNSLTIFIEAPFYSQQWFIPLLIGIIAMLISSVIIFRINKAKHKAVVQLKLSEDLAFAEQQALQAMMNPHFIFNAVNSVQQYIIRNDKKEANKYLTQFARLIRLNLETSKNKYIALEEEIERLSLYLQFEKVRFGDKLEYSITVSPELETDKLFIPTMIIQPFVENAIWHGLIPKAENGHVNISIEKKDLNIIIRILDDGVGYILNQATETNSIKTSMGSIITKRRLELLEKQTGKPHFFTISSAQKNNQNVEGTLVTITLPLKSDSV
- a CDS encoding response regulator transcription factor; amino-acid sequence: MRKFVQNMSEQIHALLVDDELPACETLSWLLNEYCPEVVVSGVAHSAEAARNFLNRNKIDVIFLDISMPGENGFDLLSSLPKNIYHVVFITAHNDYAIKAFREAAVDYLLKPVDSDELIHAVSRVKDRLAKQNTIDLKYEKSIKDILDKFTNPNKLNRIAVPHLEGIHFILAKDIVYMEADSNYTIFHLLNGGKIVASKTMAEFEQQLPEGFFRIHKSFHINLSHVADYIKKDGNSVIMNDGVSLPVSRRKIQELMQALLIQ